Proteins from one Sabethes cyaneus chromosome 2, idSabCyanKW18_F2, whole genome shotgun sequence genomic window:
- the LOC128735350 gene encoding uncharacterized protein LOC128735350 has translation MVYTGKFNLMKEKRAALKRVRRSPSNENVLKYKQILRTFKAAHRDSYQGFYIADMQFRLKSNPKAFWKFVTSRRKSSSVPDCLCYKCVTSTDVQSSTELFAQFFENVFTEETSSITELSVDSDDVPYQLSNSCVENDICELDVNKICGASSRLFNVSQATGHFPGIWKVSHITPMHKKGAKVHMENYRGVAIPSVIPKLVESLVYSRLYDNVSSRISPAQHGFLKKKSVITNLCEFSSTVTDYISKGFQVDCKYTDMSKAFDAVDFNSILEAVKDFGIRGPLYNWVKSYLKYSV, from the exons ATGGTTTACACcggtaaatttaatttaatgaaGGAGAAAAGAGCAGCTCTGAAGCGGGTGCGCCGGTCTCCTTCAAACGAAAATGTGTTAAAGTACAAACAAATACTAAGAACGTTTAAGGCCGCTCATAGGGATTCGTATCAGGGTTTCTACATCGCAGACATGCAATTTCGTTTGAAAAGTAACCCCAAAGCGTTTTGGAAATTTGTGACCAGCAGAAGAAAGAGTTCCAGCGTTCCGGATTGTCTCTGTTACAAGTGTGTCACATCTACTGATGTTCAATCATCAACAGAACTTTTCGCgcagttttttgaaaatgtttttaCTGAAGAAACAAGCAGCATCACCGAATTGTCCGTTGATAGTGACGATGTACCGTACCAATTGTCCAATTCTTGTGTGGAAAACGATATTTGCGAGCTCGATGTCAATAA AATTTGTGGTGCCTCTTCACGCTTATTCAATGTGTCACAAGCTACAGGCCATTTTCCGGGGATCTGGAAGGTCTCGCACATCACTCCGATGCATAAAAAAGGGGCTAAAGTTCATATGGAAAATTACCGTGGAGTAGCTATTCCATCGGTTATTCCGAAGCTTGTTGAGTCGTTAGTTTACAGTCGCCTTTACGATAATGTGAGTAGCCGTATCTCTCCTGCGCAACACGGATTCCTGAAGAAAAAATCTGTCATTACAAACCTTTGTGAATTCAGTTCTACAGTCACAGATTATATTTCAAAAGGTTTTCAAGTGGATTGTAAATATACAGATATGAGTAAAGCATTTGATGCTGTCGACTTTAATAGTATCTTGGAGGCGGTTAAAGATTTTGGCATTCGAGGCCCGCTGTACAACTGGGTAAAATCGTACCTCAAATATAGTGTCTAG